From a region of the Gammaproteobacteria bacterium genome:
- a CDS encoding CHAD domain-containing protein, whose product MAKKPKTPASIHASQTVSEAFVAIMRHNFAYLLEWQNVARSWEDIEGVHQLRVTVRRMRSALTLFRSAIPKKVSETWGDEMRWLAGELGMARDLDVFIAEGLTTMADKMPLDGAEKLLELAKAKRAHVYETQVASMLDSNRYRQFKDGFVDWFEHSRWESANLKGKQKKNLSMNLVAYSRNLMDKQERKVLSAGSNVDRDNPAEMHRLRIECKKLRYAAEFFSSMFTGMDVFIQHMKGLQDLLGLMNDVAVMKTLLNFVLEGSEDNELMVYSGGLIGWRTCDYYHMLDSFDEFWEEFIAAKHPWWKKSALVR is encoded by the coding sequence GTTGCCATCATGCGTCACAACTTTGCCTATCTCCTCGAATGGCAGAACGTGGCCCGCAGCTGGGAGGACATAGAGGGCGTACACCAGCTCCGGGTTACAGTGCGCCGCATGCGCTCAGCGCTTACCCTGTTCCGCAGCGCCATCCCCAAGAAGGTGAGCGAGACCTGGGGCGACGAGATGCGCTGGCTGGCCGGCGAGCTGGGCATGGCGCGGGACCTTGATGTCTTCATCGCCGAGGGTCTAACCACGATGGCCGACAAGATGCCTCTGGATGGGGCGGAAAAGCTGCTCGAGCTGGCCAAGGCAAAACGTGCCCACGTCTACGAGACCCAGGTGGCGTCCATGCTGGACAGTAACCGCTACCGGCAATTCAAGGACGGCTTCGTGGACTGGTTCGAACACTCCCGCTGGGAGTCGGCCAACCTTAAGGGCAAACAGAAGAAGAATCTTTCCATGAACCTGGTGGCGTACTCGCGCAACCTGATGGACAAACAGGAGCGCAAGGTCCTCTCGGCAGGCTCCAACGTGGACCGCGACAACCCGGCCGAGATGCATCGCCTGCGCATTGAGTGCAAGAAGCTGCGCTACGCGGCCGAGTTCTTCAGCTCGATGTTCACCGGCATGGACGTCTTCATCCAGCACATGAAGGGTCTGCAGGACCTGCTGGGTTTGATGAACGACGTCGCGGTCATGAAGACGCTGCTGAACTTCGTACTCGAGGGCTCCGAGGATAACGAGCTGATGGTCTACTCAGGCGGGCTGATCGGCTGGCGCACCTGTGATTACTATCATATGCTAGACAGCTTCGACGAATTCTGGGAGGAGTTCATCGCGGCCAAGCACCCATGGTGGAAGAAGTCCGCGCTGGTGCGCTAA